A genomic region of Catalinimonas niigatensis contains the following coding sequences:
- a CDS encoding GH39 family glycosyl hydrolase: MPVKQFIPKVGTIIAFLFLYPPITPPTFAQSSSTEADTVSIQVDFSLEKGEMKPIWAWWGYDEPNYTYMKDGKKLLSEIAALSPVPVYVRAHSLLVTDEGPRAALKWGSSNAYTEDENGNPVYDWTIIDKIFDTYIERGMKPMAQIGFMPKALSTQPEPYRHYWKPGAEYDEIYTGWAYPPKDYEKWAELVFQWVKHSVDRYGKKEVESWYWELWNEPNIGYWRGTTEEYIKLYDYTADAVKRALPTARMGGPETTGPGWDEAAEFLTTFLDHIISGKNHVTGEIGAPLDFITFHAKGNPKLVDGVVQMDMGKQLRDIDRGFEIVASYPSLKDLPIIIGESDPEGCAACSEEDYPHNAYRNGTMYSSYTAASFARKYDLADHHGVNLLGAVTWGFEFEDQPWFAGFRDMATNGVDKPVLNVFRMFGMMQGKRVEVSSHPSSDAGNNLTASTANELAYDFEDVRDVSVRGENPDINALAAVDDHTATVMVWNYHDDYLDAPASSVAVNMKGIPVSQALLHHYRIDQENSNAYEVWKEMGSPQNPSEEQIAELEKAGQLTLLSSPEWVKTEDGEAVIQMNLPRRGVSLLKLSW; the protein is encoded by the coding sequence ATGCCAGTAAAACAGTTCATACCAAAAGTGGGGACCATTATCGCTTTTCTGTTCCTTTACCCCCCTATTACTCCACCTACTTTTGCCCAATCCTCTTCAACTGAAGCAGATACGGTCTCCATACAAGTAGATTTTTCTCTGGAAAAAGGAGAAATGAAACCTATATGGGCCTGGTGGGGCTACGATGAACCCAATTATACTTACATGAAGGATGGGAAAAAACTTCTTTCAGAAATTGCCGCGCTTAGCCCGGTACCGGTATATGTTCGTGCACATAGCCTGCTGGTGACTGATGAAGGGCCACGCGCAGCCCTCAAATGGGGTTCTTCCAATGCTTATACCGAAGATGAAAATGGCAATCCTGTGTATGACTGGACGATTATAGATAAAATTTTTGATACCTACATTGAACGAGGGATGAAGCCTATGGCACAGATAGGGTTTATGCCCAAAGCTTTGTCAACCCAGCCCGAACCCTACCGCCACTACTGGAAACCAGGTGCTGAATATGATGAGATCTATACTGGCTGGGCTTATCCTCCCAAGGATTATGAAAAGTGGGCTGAACTCGTATTCCAATGGGTAAAGCATAGTGTAGATCGCTATGGAAAAAAAGAAGTAGAAAGCTGGTACTGGGAACTGTGGAATGAACCCAATATTGGATACTGGCGGGGAACCACTGAGGAATACATCAAATTATATGATTACACTGCTGATGCTGTAAAAAGGGCGCTGCCCACTGCCAGAATGGGTGGCCCTGAAACTACCGGCCCAGGCTGGGACGAGGCGGCTGAATTTCTTACTACTTTTCTGGACCATATCATCAGCGGAAAAAACCATGTAACTGGTGAAATTGGTGCGCCGCTTGACTTTATTACCTTCCATGCCAAAGGTAATCCTAAACTGGTGGACGGCGTTGTGCAGATGGATATGGGAAAACAGTTACGTGACATTGACAGAGGATTTGAAATCGTGGCATCTTATCCAAGCCTAAAAGATTTGCCCATCATCATTGGTGAATCCGATCCTGAAGGTTGTGCCGCATGTTCAGAAGAAGATTATCCCCACAACGCTTACCGGAATGGCACCATGTACTCCAGTTACACCGCCGCTTCTTTTGCCCGCAAATATGATCTCGCTGACCATCACGGGGTAAATCTCCTGGGAGCTGTTACCTGGGGATTTGAATTTGAAGATCAGCCTTGGTTTGCAGGATTCCGCGATATGGCCACCAATGGCGTAGATAAGCCGGTGTTGAATGTGTTCCGCATGTTTGGTATGATGCAGGGCAAGCGTGTAGAAGTGAGTAGCCATCCTTCTTCAGACGCAGGCAATAACCTGACAGCCAGTACAGCAAATGAACTTGCTTATGATTTTGAGGATGTACGTGACGTAAGCGTGAGAGGAGAAAATCCGGATATCAATGCACTGGCTGCCGTAGATGATCACACAGCTACTGTAATGGTTTGGAACTACCATGATGATTATCTTGACGCCCCGGCCTCTTCCGTAGCCGTGAACATGAAAGGAATTCCAGTCAGTCAGGCTCTACTGCATCACTATCGGATTGACCAGGAAAACAGCAATGCTTATGAAGTCTGGAAAGAGATGGGATCACCCCAGAACCCTTCAGAGGAACAAATTGCCGAACTTGAAAAAGCAGGACAGCTAACATTGCTTAGTTCACCGGAGTGGGTAAAAACAGAAGATGGTGAAGCGGTAATACAGATGAATTTACCCCGTCGGGGTGTAAGCCTGCTGAAACTTAGCTGGTGA
- the ggt gene encoding gamma-glutamyltransferase, which produces MIRKHFVHFIVPVFFLVLSCAPEVPTEEPAPIGLIADSAMVVSAHPLASKVGADIMKKGGNAVDAAIATQFALAVVYPAAGNIGGGGFMVIRNADGSTDALDYREKAPLAGGRDMYLDEDKNVIEDLSTKGHLAAGVPGSVDGMVKAHEKYGSLAWSELLQPAIDLAADGFELTEKEASGLNRYQENHMDANTITPEFLVKEDGWKAGDIIYMKELAHTLELIRDQGREGFYAGETAENLVAEMERGNGIISLEDLARYKAKFRTPVISEYDNYKIISMPPPSSGGIALVQLLQSVEDFAIDGMGHNTAPTVHLMVEAERRIYADRAAHLGDMDFYPVPLSELMQKEYNVARMDSFDPEEATPSLAVSEGKPAVAESMETTHFSVIDPAGNAVSVTTTLNGGFGNKVVVAGSGFFLNNEMDDFSIKPGYPNMFGLVGGEANAIEPEKRMLSSMTPTIVEKDGKLLMVVGTPGGSTIITSVYQTILNVLEHGMGMQAAVDAKRFHHQWKPDTIFVETNAFDSTTMQSLEAMGHKLMDRGSIGRVDAILVLPDGRLEGGADPRGDDAAAGF; this is translated from the coding sequence ATGATTCGTAAGCATTTTGTTCATTTCATTGTTCCCGTCTTTTTTCTTGTACTATCCTGCGCCCCGGAAGTTCCAACTGAAGAACCCGCACCCATTGGTCTGATCGCAGACAGCGCCATGGTGGTAAGCGCCCATCCACTGGCATCAAAGGTAGGAGCGGATATTATGAAAAAGGGTGGAAACGCAGTAGATGCCGCCATCGCTACCCAGTTTGCGCTGGCTGTCGTATATCCAGCAGCGGGAAACATTGGCGGAGGCGGTTTTATGGTGATCAGAAATGCTGATGGTAGCACCGATGCTTTGGATTACAGGGAGAAAGCGCCCCTGGCCGGAGGTAGAGATATGTATCTGGATGAAGACAAAAATGTCATTGAGGATCTGAGTACCAAAGGACATCTGGCTGCCGGAGTGCCCGGATCAGTGGATGGGATGGTAAAAGCCCATGAAAAATATGGGTCTCTTGCCTGGAGTGAGTTGCTTCAACCCGCCATTGACCTGGCCGCTGATGGATTTGAACTTACTGAAAAGGAAGCCAGTGGGTTGAACCGCTATCAGGAAAATCATATGGATGCCAATACAATCACTCCTGAGTTTCTGGTCAAAGAAGACGGCTGGAAAGCCGGAGATATCATTTACATGAAAGAGTTAGCTCATACCCTGGAACTGATTCGTGATCAGGGGAGAGAAGGTTTTTATGCCGGAGAAACAGCTGAGAACTTAGTCGCTGAAATGGAAAGAGGAAATGGAATTATCAGCCTGGAAGATTTGGCCAGATATAAAGCTAAATTCCGTACTCCGGTAATATCTGAGTATGACAATTACAAAATAATATCCATGCCTCCTCCATCCAGCGGAGGTATTGCTCTGGTGCAGTTACTTCAAAGTGTAGAAGATTTTGCCATTGATGGGATGGGACACAATACGGCACCAACCGTACACCTGATGGTAGAAGCAGAAAGAAGAATATATGCTGACCGGGCTGCACATCTGGGAGATATGGACTTTTATCCTGTGCCCTTGAGCGAACTGATGCAAAAGGAATATAATGTAGCCCGCATGGACAGCTTTGACCCGGAAGAAGCTACTCCTAGCTTAGCAGTATCTGAAGGTAAGCCTGCTGTAGCTGAATCTATGGAAACTACTCATTTTTCAGTAATAGACCCAGCAGGGAATGCAGTATCGGTAACGACTACCTTGAACGGAGGATTTGGCAACAAAGTAGTGGTAGCTGGATCAGGCTTTTTCTTAAACAATGAAATGGATGACTTTAGTATCAAACCTGGTTATCCTAATATGTTTGGATTGGTAGGAGGGGAAGCCAATGCCATTGAGCCTGAGAAAAGGATGCTTAGTTCTATGACCCCCACGATTGTAGAGAAAGATGGTAAATTACTGATGGTAGTGGGTACTCCTGGTGGTTCTACCATCATCACTTCAGTATACCAGACCATCCTCAATGTACTGGAGCATGGCATGGGTATGCAGGCAGCTGTTGATGCCAAACGCTTTCACCATCAGTGGAAGCCGGATACGATTTTTGTAGAGACCAACGCCTTTGATAGTACTACTATGCAGTCACTGGAAGCCATGGGGCATAAGCTGATGGATAGAGGAAGTATCGGAAGGGTAGATGCTATCCTGGTTTTGCCGGATGGAAGACTTGAAGGGGGAGCTGATCCCAGAGGAGACGATGCCGCTGCTGGTTTCTAA
- a CDS encoding response regulator, which yields MKKVKCILLVDDDETTNFINELMIMEMGFAEKILQAHNGKEALDVLQKQEQQQLCLPELILLDVNMPVMDGFDFLEAYQRMELPGKPSVIIIMLTTSLNPSDVERAKKTKIVDYVNKPLTQQSLEQILEKHVN from the coding sequence ATGAAGAAAGTAAAATGTATCTTATTGGTTGATGATGATGAAACCACCAATTTTATCAATGAACTGATGATTATGGAAATGGGATTTGCTGAAAAAATACTGCAAGCCCACAACGGAAAAGAAGCACTTGATGTGCTGCAAAAACAAGAACAGCAACAGTTATGTCTACCCGAGCTCATCTTGCTTGATGTTAATATGCCGGTTATGGATGGATTTGACTTTCTGGAAGCCTATCAGAGAATGGAGCTTCCGGGTAAACCCTCCGTCATCATTATTATGCTCACAACTTCGCTGAATCCATCGGATGTAGAGCGGGCAAAAAAAACAAAAATAGTTGACTATGTTAACAAGCCACTCACTCAACAGTCGTTAGAGCAGATTTTAGAAAAGCATGTAAACTAG
- a CDS encoding enolase C-terminal domain-like protein: MKILDVKTKLYQWQGPVKTSDTIFTTPLSALPFQQDSQAPFRFFSWLVVEITTDDGIKGIGNAGLCPDITKNIIDAKLAPLLLNENPLNTEYLFEKMYRSSLAYGRKGAVLAAISALDIALWDIKGKAFQQPVFMLLGGRTKEVIPAYYSRLYTRDLDSLQQEAAKFKEQGFKGMKLRCGYPMTEGLAGMKKNVEMVKAVRETVGDEVDIMLDAYMGFNLPYAKRFLKALEPYQLRWVEELLLPDEIHNFAKLKQYTDIPISSGEHEFTRYGFHDLLNAQALDIFQFDTNRVGGFTEAQKICSMAQVHGVEVIPHGGQMHNLHVIMSSFACPMAEYFPQTDIEVGNEMFWYIFDGEAIAENGNLQLDDHKPGVGLSLKEEHLEHFHIIE, translated from the coding sequence ATGAAAATACTGGATGTGAAAACCAAGCTTTACCAATGGCAAGGGCCAGTTAAAACCAGCGATACCATTTTTACTACTCCGCTTAGCGCCCTACCCTTTCAGCAGGATTCTCAGGCTCCTTTTCGTTTTTTTAGCTGGCTGGTGGTAGAGATTACAACAGATGATGGAATAAAGGGTATTGGCAATGCCGGACTGTGCCCTGATATTACGAAAAACATCATTGACGCTAAGCTGGCACCTCTTTTACTGAATGAAAACCCTCTGAACACGGAATATCTGTTTGAGAAAATGTACCGTTCCAGTTTAGCCTATGGCAGAAAAGGAGCCGTACTGGCCGCCATAAGCGCGTTGGACATTGCCCTTTGGGATATCAAAGGAAAAGCGTTCCAACAACCGGTATTTATGTTGTTGGGAGGCAGAACCAAAGAAGTTATCCCTGCTTACTATAGTAGACTCTATACCCGTGATCTGGATAGCCTGCAACAGGAAGCCGCAAAATTTAAAGAGCAGGGATTCAAAGGCATGAAACTACGCTGTGGCTATCCGATGACTGAAGGGCTGGCTGGCATGAAAAAGAATGTTGAGATGGTCAAAGCAGTTAGGGAAACTGTAGGCGACGAAGTGGATATTATGCTGGATGCCTACATGGGTTTTAACCTTCCTTATGCCAAACGTTTTCTTAAGGCCCTGGAACCTTACCAATTACGCTGGGTGGAAGAACTTTTGCTTCCCGATGAGATCCACAATTTTGCCAAACTGAAGCAATATACGGATATTCCAATCTCAAGTGGAGAGCATGAATTTACCCGCTATGGCTTCCATGATTTGCTAAACGCTCAGGCACTGGATATTTTTCAGTTTGACACCAATCGGGTGGGCGGATTTACCGAAGCACAAAAAATCTGTAGCATGGCTCAGGTACATGGCGTTGAAGTAATTCCCCACGGTGGACAAATGCATAACCTGCACGTCATCATGAGTTCGTTTGCCTGCCCCATGGCAGAGTATTTTCCTCAGACCGATATTGAGGTAGGGAATGAAATGTTCTGGTATATTTTTGATGGCGAAGCCATAGCTGAAAATGGAAACTTACAGTTAGATGACCATAAGCCAGGCGTAGGGCTGTCATTAAAAGAAGAACATCTGGAACACTTTCACATCATTGAATAA